In one Pungitius pungitius chromosome 13, fPunPun2.1, whole genome shotgun sequence genomic region, the following are encoded:
- the si:ch211-223a10.1 gene encoding putative ZDHHC-type palmitoyltransferase 6, whose protein sequence is MHPMPVVSDNRGDIFDCIQKGDIEMCIQFVQSDRSILKQKGWGGFTPLHYAALHGTRSLVNFFLSNGADPNLTCDAGQTAFHFACRQGNIFIIHQMMQYGADLRIIDLQQKTSLHHAVTGGSIVAVHYLWETGMFRFSDTDMYHVTPLHLAASTGNTEVVRYLLRDQRCAVDAVDQQGATALHIAAERGGVEVCWTLMQRTGCRMLHQKNHSGLTPLDLSKQGKTFRHQQLTKLLNRYINEPLHHKPMESNVLYYWTLLFPTLTGAAILLIAAMLGGYGGLTCCLLFPWLARSIFTQYHRMTTYQRLPNPIYLGTLIAGLFHSLLCFYGKVMPSVWSDSALVHVSMVHFSVVLVLFSKVMTQDPGALHKAEADPRFSCVADLVENNESPHRFCPYCELFPPDYTKHCKLCEMCIKDYDHHCLFLNRCVGRGNHRLFLFFIFSMGIAHLLFVATATSYLCGKMPLGNRSFSLWLTLFGEEFWVVAMVVMNALTLLWEVWLLIEQFDAVATGTTTYFRQCESSARQRSLGQRWVIVLSYLLEGRRRVGRGQLRADKAAIDI, encoded by the exons ATGCATCCGATGCCCGTGGTCTCCGATAACCGTGGAGACATATTTGACTGCATACAGAAAGGGGATATTGAAATGTGTATACAGTTCGTTCAGAGTGACCGATCAATTCTCAAGCAGAAAG GCTGGGGTGGTTTCACCCCGCTCCACTACGCTGCCCTCCATGGTACACGCTCCCTGGTTAACTTTTTCCTAAGTAATGGAGCTGACCCCAACCTGACATGTGACGCAGGACAGACCGCCTTTCATTTTGCCTgcag GCAAGGGAACATCTTTATCATCCACCAAATGATGCAGTATGGAGCTGATTTGCGTATCATTGATCTGCAGCAGAAAACATCACTGCATCATGCAGTCACAGGGGGCAGCAT TGTTGCAGTGCACTATTTGTGGGAGACAGGAATGTTCCGGTTTTCAGACACAGACATGTACCACGTGACACCACTTCACCTGGCTGCATCCACAGGCAACACAGAGGTGGTGCGGTATCTGCTCAGAGACCAG agATGTGCTGTGGATGCAGTTGACCAGCAGGGAGCGACGGCGCTTCATATTGCAGCAGAGAGGGGTGGAGTGGAGGTGTGCTGGACACTGATGCAGAGAACTGGCTGCAGGATGCTCCATCAGAAGAACCACAGCGGCCTCACACCATTGGACCTCAGCAAACAGGGGAAAACATTTAG ACATCAGCAACTCACCAAGCTACTGAATCGGTACATTAATGAGCCATTACACCACAAGCCCATGGAGTCCAACG TTTTGTATTACTGGACCCTGTTGTTTCCAACCCTGACTGGAGCTGCCATCCTGCTAATAGCAGCCATGTTGGGAGGCTATGGGGGGCTAACTTGTTGTTTGCTCTTCCCCTGGCTGGCCAGAAGCATCTTCACACAGTACCACCGCATGACCACATACCAACG GTTACCCAACCCGATATACCTAGGAACCCTCATAGCTGGCTTGTTCCATTCCCTGCTCTGCTTCTATGGAAAGGTGATGCCTA GTGTGTGGTCAGACAGTGCTCTGGTCCACGTGTCAATGGTCCACTTCTCCGTAGTCCTCGTTTTGTTCAGCAAGGTTATGACTCAGGACCCTGGGGCGCTGCACAAAGCCGAGGCAGATCCTCGGTTCTCCTGCGTCGCTGACCTGGTGGAGAACAACGAGAGCCCTCACAGGTTCTGTCCATACTGCGAG TTGTTTCCGCCTGACTACACAAAACACTGCAAGCTGTGCGAGATGTGCATCAAAGACTACGACCACCACTGCCTCTTCCTCAACCGATGCGTCGGCCGCGGCAACCAccgcctcttcctcttcttcatcttctccatggGGATTGCCCACCTGCTTTTTGTTGCCACGGCGACAAGTTACCTGTGCGGCAAGATGCCTCTGGGCAACCGCAGCTTTTCGTTGTGGCTGACATTGTTCGGGGAAGAGTTTTGGGTTGTTGCCATGGTGGTGATGAATGCACTGACTCTGCTTTGGGAGGTGTGGCTACTGATTGAGCAGTTTGACGCCGTCGCCACTGGGACAACCACGTACTTCAGACAGTGTGAGAGCTCGGCGCGGCAGAGGTCACTAGGGCAGCGCTGGGTTATAGTGCTGTCGTATCTCCTGGAGGGTCGAAGGCGTGTGGGAAGAGGACAATTGAGAGCGGACAAAGCTGCCATAGATATTTAA